The following proteins are encoded in a genomic region of Deltaproteobacteria bacterium:
- a CDS encoding DUF3501 family protein yields the protein MRQCSTITDLLSRESYEAKRSELLTCGRHIKEKLRISLDESFSLLFETRATAWLQIHEELRWMVKPDPNQVAEILERYNPLLPNAQGISACLFLDTRDPIRARRMIQTVDIDSMALRIQLNGSLLEAESMELNGEALESVNYLRFSETGSLKSLESNCIQWSAPTPSKLLMPDYLAEALMAVFAESLPAAARASVKDVAFAPVFV from the coding sequence TTGAGGCAATGCTCAACGATCACGGACCTGCTGAGCCGTGAAAGTTATGAAGCGAAACGAAGCGAGCTGCTCACATGTGGTCGTCATATCAAGGAAAAACTCCGAATTAGCCTCGATGAAAGCTTTTCATTGCTCTTCGAAACCCGAGCCACCGCCTGGCTACAGATTCACGAAGAGCTGCGCTGGATGGTTAAGCCCGATCCTAATCAGGTTGCTGAGATACTGGAGCGCTACAACCCTTTGTTGCCCAATGCTCAAGGCATATCGGCTTGTTTGTTTCTCGACACCCGTGATCCGATAAGGGCCCGGCGTATGATTCAAACAGTCGATATCGATTCGATGGCGCTTCGGATTCAGCTTAACGGAAGTTTGCTGGAAGCTGAGAGTATGGAGCTGAACGGAGAAGCACTTGAGTCCGTCAATTATCTCCGCTTTAGCGAAACGGGTTCATTAAAATCGCTGGAGTCAAATTGTATTCAGTGGTCGGCTCCAACGCCCTCTAAGTTACTGATGCCCGACTATCTCGCTGAAGCCCTCATGGCCGTATTCGCTGAATCTTTGCCCGCAGCTGCAAGAGCCTCGGTAAAGGATGTGGCCTTCGCACCGGTCTTTGTTTGA
- a CDS encoding acyl-CoA thioesterase → MSKITRDLNDYGFSTEIRVRLSETDAVGIVFFGSFALYFDVGRMDYLAQLGLHHFDGAVKDLIPGAVVHQESHFHSPARYNDILVVHVRMARIGTTSYTFQFLLQQKRTRTVACTGSLTLAWLDDDFKPMTIPDAFRQTVAGFEGDRLEDTSAE, encoded by the coding sequence ATGAGCAAAATTACCCGAGACCTTAACGATTATGGATTCAGTACTGAAATAAGGGTGCGGCTAAGTGAAACCGATGCCGTTGGTATTGTGTTTTTTGGAAGCTTTGCTCTTTATTTTGATGTGGGCCGAATGGATTACCTAGCCCAGCTTGGACTCCATCATTTCGACGGCGCAGTCAAAGACTTGATTCCTGGCGCGGTGGTCCATCAAGAGTCCCATTTCCATTCTCCAGCTCGTTATAACGATATTCTGGTCGTGCATGTTCGGATGGCTCGGATTGGAACGACCAGCTACACTTTTCAATTCTTACTTCAGCAAAAGCGCACTCGCACAGTCGCCTGTACTGGTTCTTTGACCTTGGCTTGGTTGGATGATGACTTTAAGCCCATGACGATACCTGATGCGTTTCGCCAAACCGTGGCGGGATTCGAGGGGGATAGGCTCGAGGATACGAGTGCTGAATGA
- a CDS encoding protein kinase, giving the protein MAVGSQKFDERQIVTFLQQVGGFSMAEESSLAEAAKKAAVTTFKAGALIIKKGAMANDLHVIVLGRVQVPLGNPGTESNATADLGPGNVIGEMGFLTDTPRTRDVVATTEVITLSWTRKELYFLLSSHPPLAQFLSDTLGRRLAESGLDRVGKYRIMDKLGEGSTSKVFHAYNPALKRAVAVKMLNHSLVFNKQFRGRFILEARTIAKLSHPNIVQIFDMESHYATYFMIMEFLDGHDLLKMLADQGPLPIESALSVLYQMAQGLSYSHSQGIVHGDIKPANCLVTSSGTVKIMDFGVCRCVKMKIDESEKGLIFGTPQYTSPEVLTGEPIHMGSDIYALGVMAYQLLTGECPFKRDTIELTAKAHLYEELPRIETVRPDVTPELAKFIHGAIEKKPNKRLANWEDVLALVEPPEHLLKARTCSHLLNLTYPESQKPAVEAALNQLAQNLRSVSELGWQEGSFDLSNRARNREPNSSESPFGAPLSWLYDKIGVSLSENTGGTEK; this is encoded by the coding sequence ATGGCGGTTGGTAGTCAGAAATTCGATGAACGGCAAATCGTAACATTTCTGCAACAGGTCGGCGGGTTTAGTATGGCTGAAGAGTCAAGCTTGGCTGAGGCAGCTAAAAAAGCTGCTGTCACCACTTTCAAAGCAGGAGCTCTGATTATCAAAAAGGGTGCGATGGCCAACGACTTGCACGTCATTGTACTGGGCCGTGTCCAGGTTCCACTGGGTAACCCGGGTACAGAATCTAATGCGACTGCAGACCTTGGACCAGGCAATGTGATTGGAGAAATGGGGTTCCTGACAGATACGCCCCGCACGCGAGACGTCGTGGCTACAACGGAAGTTATAACTCTGTCGTGGACTCGTAAAGAACTCTATTTCTTGCTCTCAAGCCATCCGCCGCTGGCGCAATTCTTATCCGATACTTTGGGGCGCCGACTCGCTGAGAGTGGCCTCGACCGCGTTGGGAAATATCGCATCATGGATAAGCTGGGAGAAGGTTCCACGTCGAAAGTATTTCACGCATACAATCCAGCGCTCAAACGCGCTGTCGCTGTGAAGATGTTAAACCACTCTTTGGTATTCAATAAGCAGTTTCGTGGGCGCTTTATTTTAGAGGCCCGAACAATCGCTAAACTAAGCCACCCAAATATCGTCCAGATTTTCGATATGGAGTCGCATTATGCGACTTACTTCATGATTATGGAGTTTTTAGATGGTCACGACTTGTTGAAGATGCTGGCGGATCAGGGTCCGCTGCCGATTGAAAGCGCATTGTCGGTTCTTTATCAAATGGCCCAAGGATTGTCGTACTCCCATTCTCAAGGGATCGTTCACGGCGACATTAAGCCAGCAAACTGCTTGGTTACTTCATCCGGTACCGTCAAGATTATGGATTTTGGTGTTTGTCGGTGCGTTAAGATGAAAATTGACGAGAGCGAGAAGGGGCTTATTTTTGGAACCCCTCAATACACATCACCAGAGGTGCTCACGGGCGAACCTATTCATATGGGGTCGGATATTTATGCACTGGGGGTGATGGCTTATCAGCTATTAACCGGTGAATGCCCTTTTAAGCGCGATACCATTGAACTCACGGCCAAAGCTCACCTCTACGAAGAGTTGCCGAGAATCGAAACCGTGCGCCCCGATGTGACCCCTGAACTCGCAAAGTTCATTCATGGTGCAATCGAGAAGAAGCCAAACAAGCGGCTTGCTAACTGGGAAGATGTTCTAGCCTTGGTTGAACCACCCGAGCACTTATTAAAGGCGAGAACCTGCAGCCACTTGCTGAATCTAACTTACCCAGAGTCTCAGAAGCCCGCGGTGGAAGCCGCTCTTAATCAACTGGCTCAAAATCTGCGGTCTGTTTCTGAACTGGGCTGGCAGGAAGGCTCGTTCGATTTAAGCAATCGCGCTAGGAATCGGGAACCTAATAGCTCCGAGAGTCCTTTCGGAGCACCGTTGAGTTGGCTTTACGATAAAATCGGCGTGTCTCTTTCTGAGAACACCGGGGGCACCGAGAAGTAG
- a CDS encoding alpha/beta fold hydrolase: MPSHTIREHQINYEVHGDGPPLLLLHSFLCNTQMWEKQIEALSKDHRLIIMDIRGHGESSPSQPHSIYDLAEDAIGLLDALNIPTATWLGLSIGGMISMRAALTHPQRVSGLVLLATDSKSESLLVRIERRLLAKVVKNFGILPVVIPVLRKMFGKTTHRKQRDLVRTWRGRFLKVHTASMLNSLTSLLTRDDVTDKLHTISVPTLIIHGDEDRAIHVKLGENLKSAMPNATFKRLSQAGHLVTLESPEYVNTYIRDFLTSANL, encoded by the coding sequence ATGCCGAGTCATACCATCCGCGAGCATCAAATCAATTACGAAGTTCATGGTGACGGCCCTCCACTCCTGCTTCTCCACAGCTTTCTGTGCAATACCCAAATGTGGGAAAAACAAATCGAAGCTCTCTCAAAGGACCATCGGCTTATCATTATGGATATTCGTGGCCATGGTGAATCATCGCCTTCACAACCCCACTCAATCTACGACCTGGCAGAAGATGCCATTGGACTCCTTGATGCACTTAATATCCCGACGGCAACTTGGCTGGGGCTTTCCATTGGCGGCATGATTTCGATGCGTGCCGCGCTCACCCACCCTCAACGGGTTTCAGGTCTGGTCCTCCTTGCCACGGACAGTAAATCCGAAAGCTTACTCGTAAGAATTGAAAGGCGCCTATTGGCTAAGGTCGTCAAAAACTTTGGTATCTTACCGGTGGTGATTCCAGTGTTACGTAAGATGTTTGGTAAGACGACCCACCGCAAGCAAAGAGATTTAGTGCGAACCTGGCGTGGCCGATTTCTCAAGGTGCACACAGCGTCGATGCTCAACTCGCTAACATCTCTACTTACTCGCGACGATGTCACCGATAAACTCCACACCATATCTGTGCCAACGCTTATCATCCACGGTGATGAGGACCGAGCCATCCATGTAAAATTGGGGGAAAACTTAAAGTCAGCAATGCCGAACGCAACGTTTAAGAGACTAAGCCAAGCAGGTCATCTAGTAACGCTGGAGTCGCCTGAGTATGTGAACACGTACATCAGAGACTTCCTGACCTCAGCAAACCTTTAA